One window of the Allorhizobium ampelinum S4 genome contains the following:
- a CDS encoding metallophosphoesterase, translating to MEKLAHISQLELFDGQIVTAPDRITILHVSDFHFNVRKKREQEIVVKALLDDISKLCIGHRKPDVIIFSGDLTQGPPGDTHAEAYDFLLEPLQKATNVSSERMFIVAGNHDVERDAVAKFLPEHIKWRSTSNDMAAMNTAFESGEFEPAYRAKFANYLDLEDYMAKSSTVFANIFCSVYHIDALNTDIIVFNSSVLSTGGLDKDDRDEGLLTIPEYAIRDALSYLKPGTFRIFTTHHPLNAFTETGASYLSKEIQRNANIHLFGHMHDPSGAQVVGFDGTVITNQAGAVFTHRTDWYIGYALLCVDRAKGYHETILKSYFPERSKFDDAIDRVADGRFYNSQEARQYWRALSNPVDDNAFRKQLSGQVFEDLIKEWSELSLINQAGRQHFVAPRLHKIDTTAPKETRTRLDTLLPFKSLTADAGNIILYSPQEYGRTTILREIQYELLATSHTIEQPRLPIMIGFDQISQNPANLERLVRSRSLMDPQAFGTESLLKLGLVCLLIDDVVFDDHKRMGILRAFISAYPQCRYVFTSLKTSAAPYGAHVVPETPIRFEFVELCELKRREMRELIRLKVQDAAAVEVILDRLHSEISEINLPFTAANGTILMTIYEQNSNFQPINRSVMIEQFVDATLRKSAAEQTRRETFDYSNKTSLLAHIAGWMAKQNCYEPAQEALREEMKAFVSNIGLVAPLDEIMAEFFAAKIMRKMPDNRVSFRYRAVLEYFIATQIIKDADFKDWVLDETRYLTYINELHYYAGLVRNDARIANLLHERFNAILDDNQELAPFDPSDIETVKLPRKGSSESLAQLSSHVLGQPLTKEEKDAALDADIPRDVEERQTVFRPRIEHPGHRLLVGLFLFSGIIKNMEQISATDKSKHLRLAWKGWAMLLSASLAMVEELAKKRQMRINGVLYEIHAPRSMTNEELGRRIAINMPTNITRFIAVSMGTEKLQLQLTEPTLEDADDPLVYEFFRSCLIAELGLSVTPSTVRNALKRLAKSDYLLEALAWKLGELRRMDQISQHHFEAVQADLSGTIVRLNGGDESKDKSRQIEQYKREGILLKMQRQKDDA from the coding sequence ATGGAAAAGCTCGCGCATATATCGCAACTCGAATTATTCGACGGACAAATCGTGACCGCTCCAGACAGAATTACCATTCTCCATGTCAGTGATTTCCATTTCAACGTGCGCAAAAAGCGTGAACAGGAAATCGTAGTTAAGGCGTTGCTTGACGACATTTCCAAACTCTGCATCGGCCATAGAAAACCCGACGTCATTATTTTCAGCGGCGATCTTACACAGGGGCCGCCTGGCGACACCCATGCAGAAGCATACGATTTTCTTCTGGAACCACTACAGAAGGCGACAAACGTCTCGAGCGAGAGGATGTTCATCGTTGCGGGCAATCACGATGTCGAGCGAGACGCCGTCGCTAAGTTCCTACCTGAACATATCAAATGGCGATCGACTTCGAACGACATGGCCGCCATGAATACCGCGTTCGAGAGTGGTGAGTTCGAACCGGCATATCGCGCAAAGTTCGCCAACTACCTTGATCTCGAAGACTACATGGCGAAGAGCAGCACCGTGTTCGCGAACATTTTTTGCTCGGTCTACCATATTGACGCGCTGAACACTGACATCATTGTTTTCAACTCGTCAGTTCTCTCGACTGGCGGTCTCGATAAGGATGATCGTGACGAAGGGCTGCTGACGATACCGGAATACGCAATTCGCGACGCGCTATCTTATTTGAAGCCTGGAACGTTTCGGATCTTCACCACCCATCACCCGCTGAACGCTTTCACGGAGACTGGTGCCAGCTACCTCTCGAAGGAGATACAACGAAATGCCAATATTCACCTGTTTGGCCATATGCATGATCCGTCGGGAGCACAGGTCGTAGGCTTCGACGGGACCGTAATAACGAACCAAGCAGGCGCGGTCTTCACGCACCGCACTGACTGGTATATCGGGTATGCATTGCTTTGCGTGGATCGAGCCAAAGGGTACCACGAGACAATACTGAAGAGCTATTTCCCCGAACGCTCCAAGTTCGATGATGCAATCGATCGTGTGGCAGACGGTCGCTTCTATAACTCGCAGGAGGCGAGACAGTATTGGCGAGCGCTGTCGAACCCCGTTGATGACAACGCCTTCCGCAAGCAATTGTCCGGTCAGGTCTTTGAAGACCTGATCAAGGAGTGGTCGGAGTTGTCGCTAATCAATCAAGCTGGACGCCAGCACTTCGTAGCGCCGCGCCTCCACAAGATCGACACGACGGCACCCAAGGAAACGCGCACCCGCCTAGACACACTGCTTCCATTCAAATCACTCACCGCCGACGCGGGTAACATTATCCTGTATAGTCCTCAGGAATATGGCCGCACAACGATTCTTCGCGAAATCCAATACGAGTTGCTCGCCACTTCGCATACAATCGAGCAGCCACGTCTTCCAATCATGATCGGCTTCGATCAGATCAGCCAAAATCCAGCCAATCTAGAAAGGCTTGTACGAAGTCGGTCTCTTATGGACCCACAGGCATTCGGCACCGAGAGCCTGTTGAAGTTGGGTCTGGTCTGTTTGCTTATTGATGACGTCGTCTTTGACGACCACAAACGCATGGGAATTTTACGGGCATTTATCTCAGCCTATCCCCAATGCCGATACGTTTTCACCAGTCTGAAGACATCGGCAGCCCCCTACGGCGCTCATGTCGTTCCGGAAACGCCGATCCGTTTCGAATTTGTGGAACTCTGCGAACTCAAACGGAGGGAGATGCGAGAACTCATCCGCCTCAAGGTACAAGATGCCGCTGCGGTGGAAGTCATCCTCGACCGCCTTCACTCGGAGATATCAGAGATCAATCTGCCCTTCACCGCTGCCAATGGCACGATCTTAATGACGATCTACGAGCAAAACAGCAATTTTCAGCCAATTAATCGATCCGTAATGATTGAACAATTCGTAGATGCAACTTTGCGCAAGAGTGCTGCGGAACAAACGCGACGCGAAACGTTTGACTACTCCAACAAGACATCGCTGCTCGCGCACATAGCGGGCTGGATGGCAAAGCAAAATTGCTACGAACCCGCCCAGGAAGCGCTGCGAGAAGAGATGAAGGCTTTTGTTTCCAACATCGGTCTTGTGGCCCCTCTTGATGAAATTATGGCCGAATTCTTCGCAGCGAAGATAATGCGGAAGATGCCGGATAACAGAGTATCGTTTCGGTATCGCGCGGTCTTGGAATACTTCATCGCCACTCAGATTATAAAAGACGCCGATTTCAAAGATTGGGTATTGGATGAGACCCGTTACCTAACTTACATCAACGAACTGCACTATTACGCAGGCCTTGTCAGGAACGACGCCCGGATTGCTAACCTACTTCATGAACGGTTCAACGCAATATTAGACGACAATCAGGAACTAGCGCCGTTCGACCCCTCAGACATCGAAACCGTAAAGCTACCTCGGAAGGGCAGTAGTGAATCCCTTGCACAACTTTCGTCACATGTCCTAGGGCAACCCCTTACGAAGGAAGAGAAAGACGCGGCTCTTGATGCGGACATCCCTCGTGACGTGGAAGAACGTCAAACTGTTTTCCGTCCAAGGATTGAGCATCCCGGACATCGTCTACTGGTAGGTCTGTTTCTGTTCTCTGGCATCATTAAAAACATGGAGCAGATCAGCGCTACAGATAAGAGTAAACACCTCAGACTCGCTTGGAAAGGTTGGGCTATGCTTCTTAGCGCATCGCTCGCGATGGTTGAAGAACTGGCCAAGAAACGACAGATGCGCATAAACGGGGTCTTGTACGAGATACACGCCCCTCGGTCGATGACGAACGAAGAGCTTGGTCGCCGGATCGCGATCAATATGCCTACGAACATTACTAGGTTCATCGCGGTCTCAATGGGGACGGAAAAACTACAGCTACAACTGACGGAACCAACACTGGAGGATGCTGACGATCCACTCGTGTATGAGTTCTTCCGATCGTGCCTAATCGCGGAATTGGGTTTGAGCGTTACCCCCAGCACGGTCAGAAATGCTCTGAAGCGGCTGGCGAAAAGCGATTATCTCCTAGAGGCGCTTGCTTGGAAGCTAGGAGAGCTGCGGCGGATGGATCAGATATCTCAGCATCATTTCGAAGCTGTTCAAGCTGACCTATCGGGCACTATCGTCCGCCTCAACGGCGGCGACGAATCCAAGGATAAGAGCCGTCAAATCGAACAGTATAAAAGGGAAGGCATATTGCTAAAGATGCAACGTCAGAAGGACGACGCATGA
- a CDS encoding ParA family protein, which yields MPVITVANPKGGAGKSTATLVLATCLAQQGASVIILDCDPNRAINGWKAGDSKNPVVVDGAVTESTITSKLDEYRKKFQFVFVDLEGTASRLMSRALARAQLVVIPIQASPTDAELAARAIHLIQEEEQAFEKTIPYRILFTRTSPAIATKLERHITSQLKVSDVPMFQNHLNERSAYKAMFFYQRDLEELDPGEVNGLPAARDNAFRLAEELVNLVIDARAAA from the coding sequence ATGCCTGTCATCACTGTAGCAAATCCAAAGGGCGGGGCAGGGAAGTCGACAGCGACTTTGGTGCTTGCTACTTGCCTGGCGCAGCAGGGCGCAAGCGTGATTATTCTTGATTGCGACCCGAACAGAGCAATCAACGGCTGGAAGGCAGGAGACTCGAAGAATCCAGTCGTCGTTGATGGCGCAGTTACCGAGAGCACGATCACAAGCAAACTCGATGAGTACCGCAAGAAGTTTCAGTTCGTGTTTGTCGACCTCGAAGGAACCGCCAGCCGACTGATGTCACGGGCCCTTGCCAGGGCGCAGTTGGTTGTCATTCCCATTCAGGCCAGCCCGACAGATGCTGAGCTGGCGGCGCGGGCGATCCATCTCATTCAGGAGGAAGAGCAGGCATTCGAGAAGACCATTCCATATCGAATTCTGTTTACCCGTACGTCCCCGGCTATTGCCACAAAGCTGGAAAGACATATCACCTCGCAGTTGAAGGTCAGCGATGTGCCGATGTTTCAAAATCATCTGAACGAGCGCTCAGCCTATAAGGCGATGTTCTTTTACCAGCGGGATTTGGAAGAGCTTGATCCAGGTGAGGTGAATGGATTGCCGGCGGCACGAGACAACGCATTCCGGCTTGCGGAAGAGCTCGTAAATCTTGTTATCGACGCGAGGGCAGCAGCATGA
- a CDS encoding IS5 family transposase (programmed frameshift) — translation MDGEVLRDDQWERLKPFVPGGRKGKRGPRSDGRRFFDAILWLARSGARWRDMPEDRFGSYQAVKRRYYRWIEQGIFDQIFEAVAADPDMEWLSIDATVIRAQAQAAGGRPKKGGPQAQALGRSRGGFGCKIHAVVDALGLPVRFQLGPGQQNDMAPACDLVRGLPAQKVLADRAYDADHLHDVILEQGGEPVIPPRRHRKYQHAYDRIAYRQRWGIESFFAKLKQWRRIATRYDKLAANFLGFIKLASIMLWIK, via the exons ATGGATGGTGAGGTTCTTCGAGATGACCAGTGGGAGCGTTTGAAACCGTTTGTTCCTGGCGGTCGTAAAGGTAAGCGCGGTCCTCGCAGCGACGGTCGGCGGTTCTTTGATGCTATTTTGTGGCTTGCCCGCTCTGGTGCCCGCTGGCGGGACATGCCCGAAGACCGCTTCGGTTCTTATCAAGCAGTCAAACGGCGTTATTACCGCTGGATCGAGCAGGGTATTTTCGACCAGATTTTCGAGGCCGTCGCTGCGGACCCGGATATGGAATGGCTGTCCATCGACGCAACGGTGATCCGGGCTCAGGCGCAAGCCGCTGGCGGACGCC CGAAAAAGGGGGGACCGCAAGCCCAGGCTCTCGGTCGCTCCAGAGGTGGATTTGGCTGCAAAATCCATGCGGTCGTCGATGCGCTAGGGTTGCCGGTACGCTTTCAGCTCGGACCCGGACAGCAAAATGACATGGCTCCAGCCTGCGACCTCGTTCGGGGACTGCCGGCTCAAAAGGTGCTTGCAGACCGCGCCTATGATGCCGATCATCTGCACGATGTCATTCTCGAACAAGGCGGCGAACCAGTCATTCCGCCGCGGCGGCATCGCAAGTACCAGCATGCCTATGATCGCATTGCTTACAGGCAGAGATGGGGCATTGAGAGCTTTTTTGCCAAGCTCAAGCAATGGCGGCGTATCGCCACCCGATATGACAAACTCGCCGCCAACTTTCTCGGTTTCATTAAGCTCGCAAGCATAATGCTATGGATCAAATAA